A window of Gammaproteobacteria bacterium genomic DNA:
CAGGCATCGACACTGTGCGGCACTAAAACCACGCTCGATTTGCGTTCGCGCATCAGCGCCTGAAGCGTCGCCGCATAGATGTCCGCCTGAAAGTGGTCCGTTGGGATGACTGCCTTGATTACCTCGTCCACGCCGTCGATCTTGAGCTGGGCTACATACTGGTCCAGGTCTTTGGCCATCACCAAAACCGCGATCGGCTGCTCTTTTGCCTGCTTAAGCCGCCTGGCCGCCGTAATTGTCTCCAGGCTCGCCGGGTTCAGCTCGCCCCGGCGGTGTTCCGCGACAACGATTATTCCGCCCATAGTCAAGCGCCTCTCAGTTCGTTGATGATCTCGGCAAGTCGCGCGGACTGTTCGGCCGGCGTACCCTCGATGAACTCCGCCTGCCCTTTTTCCGGAATCCGCATGCGCCGTATATGAAACAGCGACCCTGCCTCGCCGACCTGATCGTCGCTCAGACCGAGGTCGGTGTGC
This region includes:
- a CDS encoding electron transfer flavoprotein subunit beta, producing HTDLGLSDDQVGEAGSLFHIRRMRIPEKGQAEFIEGTPAEQSARLAEIINELRGA